A portion of the Chryseobacterium tructae genome contains these proteins:
- a CDS encoding thioredoxin family protein, which produces MKKLAMIAFLGLGVLGFSQNTNIPKEERLRDNTLLVKTDHTELDAKKKAAEEKAKLPKPYNPKADAQADINKLVAQAKKEGKNIMIQAGGNWCIWCLRFNNFVQQTPELKQLVDKNYLYYHLNFSPDNKNEKVFAQYNNPGEKFGYPVFIVLDKNGKMIKVQQSDVFEDGKGYSKDKVKEFFNTWKPKA; this is translated from the coding sequence ATGAAAAAATTAGCAATGATAGCTTTTCTGGGATTAGGCGTATTAGGCTTTTCACAGAATACCAATATACCGAAAGAGGAAAGATTACGAGATAATACACTTTTGGTAAAGACTGATCATACAGAATTGGATGCAAAGAAGAAAGCCGCTGAAGAAAAGGCAAAACTTCCTAAGCCCTATAATCCAAAGGCTGATGCTCAGGCAGATATTAATAAATTAGTCGCTCAGGCTAAAAAAGAAGGAAAAAATATTATGATCCAGGCTGGTGGAAACTGGTGTATCTGGTGTCTTAGATTCAATAATTTTGTACAACAAACACCTGAATTGAAGCAGCTTGTAGATAAAAACTATTTATATTATCACCTGAATTTTTCTCCGGATAATAAAAATGAAAAAGTTTTTGCTCAATACAATAATCCTGGCGAAAAGTTCGGATATCCGGTATTTATTGTTTTAGATAAAAACGGGAAAATGATTAAAGTTCAGCAAAGTGATGTATTCGAAGATGGAAAAGGATACAGTAAGGACAAGGTAAAGGAGTTCTTCAATACCTGGAAGCCTAAGGCATAA
- a CDS encoding MFS transporter, which produces MQHNTVYHKWLPQWLKLPLLILALFPHIMLLSLLHSNSAFTSSFMDVDSDDIQYLMMLMYGTFVVTLFVLQRFMSYFSVKYYVLLMSSVSVILLYILSVTNDYHVILVIRILEGFFGLLEGAIFLPLIIAELKTRHAKVIAYLFMYALMLTGGTVTTTLLKSSIQDYDYQHMILMMAYFHLFVLILGFLIFNKNRFFPKKPLYQMDIPSWFLLWVCLQSGAYAIVYGKRLMWFESDSISICLFIFLISGGLFMLKQRNSKRPLFHFEVFSSKNVIVGMILFFIFYLIRSGLNNVYSIMATVWKWPWDYIVNIQYWNVAGTLIGVLLSGICLVRGVSSRIVFFTGFLLLAIDCAWFTYTFYPDTTLTTICPPLFLQGIAQGLLFTPLVFFLISGMPEEYVANASAMGTTTRFWATASGYALMQNVMLFLTLKHSDALSFNLTDTNPVFYSQWNQIFGANASKLPINESLSMTAGALKQR; this is translated from the coding sequence ATGCAACACAATACAGTTTATCATAAATGGTTACCACAATGGCTGAAATTGCCTCTTCTTATTCTGGCATTATTTCCACACATTATGTTGTTGTCCTTGCTGCATTCCAATAGTGCCTTTACCTCTTCATTTATGGACGTAGATTCGGATGACATTCAATATCTGATGATGTTGATGTATGGAACGTTTGTAGTCACACTTTTTGTTTTACAGCGATTTATGTCTTATTTCAGTGTAAAGTATTATGTTCTGCTGATGTCTTCAGTTTCAGTAATTCTTCTTTATATCTTATCCGTCACCAATGATTATCATGTGATTCTCGTGATCCGTATTTTAGAAGGATTCTTTGGATTGTTGGAAGGTGCTATTTTTCTGCCCCTAATTATTGCTGAATTAAAAACAAGACATGCTAAAGTGATTGCCTATCTTTTTATGTATGCCCTAATGCTGACAGGCGGAACAGTGACAACGACTTTACTTAAATCAAGCATTCAGGATTATGATTACCAGCATATGATTTTAATGATGGCCTATTTTCATCTTTTCGTTTTGATTCTGGGCTTTCTTATTTTTAATAAAAATCGTTTTTTCCCAAAGAAACCTTTGTATCAAATGGATATTCCAAGTTGGTTTTTGCTTTGGGTCTGTCTTCAGTCCGGAGCTTATGCTATTGTCTATGGAAAAAGGCTGATGTGGTTTGAATCTGATTCTATTAGTATTTGCTTATTTATATTTTTAATTTCAGGAGGCTTATTTATGCTGAAACAAAGGAATTCAAAACGACCTTTATTTCATTTTGAAGTGTTCAGTTCGAAAAATGTGATTGTGGGTATGATCCTGTTCTTCATCTTTTACCTCATTCGTTCGGGGTTAAATAATGTATACAGTATTATGGCAACGGTATGGAAGTGGCCATGGGATTATATCGTCAACATTCAGTATTGGAATGTAGCCGGAACACTTATCGGTGTTCTTTTATCAGGAATTTGCTTAGTTCGTGGCGTTTCTTCCAGAATTGTCTTTTTTACAGGCTTTCTCTTACTGGCAATAGACTGCGCATGGTTTACCTATACCTTTTATCCGGATACTACCCTTACGACCATCTGCCCGCCTCTCTTCCTTCAGGGAATTGCCCAGGGTCTATTATTTACTCCTTTGGTATTTTTTCTGATCTCAGGAATGCCGGAAGAATATGTGGCCAATGCCAGTGCAATGGGAACTACTACCCGCTTTTGGGCTACAGCCAGTGGATATGCTTTAATGCAAAACGTAATGTTATTTTTAACATTAAAACATTCGGATGCCTTAAGCTTCAATCTTACAGATACCAATCCTGTTTTCTATAGCCAATGGAACCAGATTTTCGGAGCCAATGCATCAAAACTTCCGATTAATGAATCTCTATCCATGACTGCCGGAGCTTTAAAGCAAAGATAG